The following is a genomic window from Nitrosomonas communis.
AATGAAAGTATTCGCAAGGAAATTGAAATAACTGCTGCTAAGAAAGGCTGGCCAGAAATGCATCATAGATTAAAGCAGTTTGATCCAATCTCGGCAGAACGCATTAAACCTCATGATAGCCAACGCATTCAACGTGCACTGGAAGTATATTATCTCACAGACAGACCCATGTCAGATATACTATCACAACAGCAAAGCACCCCGCTTCCCTATCACTTGATCAGCATGGCGCTTCTGCCAGCCGATCGAAAAATTCTGCATGAGCGCATTCTTATCCGTTTCGAAAAAATGATCGCAATGGGCTTGATTGATGAGGTTCGCACGATCCGTGATCAATTTTGTGTCAATGCAGAAACGCCCTCCATGCGTTGTGTCGGCTATCGGCAGGTATATATGTATCTGGACAATCTCATTAGTCGCACTACAATGATGGATATGGGAATTGCAGCTACACGACAATTAGCCAAACGTCAATTGACCTGGTTACGGGCAATGACAGGATTACAGGAATTTGACTGTCTTGCTGAAAATTTACCCCGGCAAGTGATCGCGTACTTGCAAACCAGAGATCTAGCAATTAATTGACGCGCAAGATGCTCTTTCCCCTTACTAACTAAATTTAGGCTAACTTTAACTTTGAGGAGACAATATGGAAATACGCCATAAGTTATGGATGCTAATTGCAATACTTGTTAGCATGGTCACGCTATCAGGTTGTGGTAACTCAGAAAGAGTGCATGAATCCTGGGTAGTGCCCCCTGAAGGACAGCAATACGATGATAATGCTATTCTTAACAATATTAAAGCAAGTCTATCCGATCATGCCGATATAAAAAATCTGCCTCTCAATATTGATGTCAAAAACGGCGAAGTCTCTTTAAATGGTCTGGTTGATAATCAGGCCCAAGCTGATAAGGTCGTTATGCAAACATGGTTAGTGGAAGGAGTTAAAAAGGTGAATAACCAATTGCGCACGAAGGACAGTCCATCAACGGCAAACCAATAAACTGCCCAATAAACGCTAGCTATTCTAGCTATATGAGAGATAACAAAAATGATATTGGTTACCCCGGGAAGGTCCGGGGTTTATTTCATACAGCATAGATTACGCTGGTTGTTAAATTCCGCGTAACAATTCGTTAATGCCTGTTTTGGAGCGGGTTTTAGCATCAACCTGTTTTACAATCACCGCG
Proteins encoded in this region:
- the miaA gene encoding tRNA (adenosine(37)-N6)-dimethylallyltransferase MiaA; translation: MLSKHNIVELPPAILMMGPTASGKSNVAMEIAQYFPVEIISVDSAQVYRKMNIGSAKPDQYDLAAVPHHLIDLINPDEHYSAAQFCKDALTKMDEITARGKIPLLVGGTMLYFKALKEGLSTLPSANESIRKEIEITAAKKGWPEMHHRLKQFDPISAERIKPHDSQRIQRALEVYYLTDRPMSDILSQQQSTPLPYHLISMALLPADRKILHERILIRFEKMIAMGLIDEVRTIRDQFCVNAETPSMRCVGYRQVYMYLDNLISRTTMMDMGIAATRQLAKRQLTWLRAMTGLQEFDCLAENLPRQVIAYLQTRDLAIN
- a CDS encoding BON domain-containing protein; translated protein: MEIRHKLWMLIAILVSMVTLSGCGNSERVHESWVVPPEGQQYDDNAILNNIKASLSDHADIKNLPLNIDVKNGEVSLNGLVDNQAQADKVVMQTWLVEGVKKVNNQLRTKDSPSTANQ